In Streptomyces sp. P3, one DNA window encodes the following:
- a CDS encoding FAD-dependent monooxygenase: MNPAVVVGAGPVGLSAALALRAHGLPALVLEADPEDRERPGSRALFVHRETLALLDGVAPGLAAEITAYGSTWHTRRTLYRGREVYARTFPPRSGPSTALPPFTSLRQVDTERFLRAACARAGVEFAWGARVTEVRTTPDGAVLSGEDGREWHAGHVVAADGARSAVRRGLGIAMEGVRGEGFHVVVDVADVPGAELPLERVFHYEHPGVGGRSVMRVPFTGGFQVDLQCRDDDPEEAFGTEAAVRRWLPAVVGDGYDGRILWVSTYRFLRKVAASFTDPHRRVLLVGEAAHLFPPFGARGMNSGIADAVAAADAVAAGTDRAVEEFAGARRAAGLFNSAAAGLALEHLRPRRRTVRLRQRAAAALAPVLPSCGSWLEHAPYGPRGGAPAAAGKY, translated from the coding sequence GTGAACCCGGCCGTCGTCGTGGGCGCGGGCCCCGTCGGTCTGTCGGCGGCGCTCGCGCTGCGCGCGCACGGGCTGCCGGCGCTGGTGCTGGAGGCGGACCCCGAGGACCGCGAACGGCCGGGCAGCCGCGCCCTGTTCGTGCACCGCGAGACCCTCGCGCTGCTCGACGGGGTGGCTCCGGGGCTGGCCGCCGAGATCACCGCCTACGGGAGCACCTGGCACACCCGGCGGACCCTGTACCGGGGCCGTGAGGTGTACGCCCGCACGTTCCCGCCCCGGTCCGGCCCATCGACGGCCCTGCCGCCCTTCACCAGCCTGCGCCAGGTGGACACCGAGCGGTTCCTGCGCGCCGCCTGCGCCCGCGCGGGGGTGGAGTTCGCGTGGGGTGCACGCGTCACGGAGGTGCGCACCACGCCGGACGGGGCGGTGCTGAGCGGCGAGGACGGGCGGGAGTGGCACGCCGGGCACGTCGTCGCCGCCGACGGGGCGCGCTCGGCGGTCCGGCGCGGGCTGGGCATCGCCATGGAGGGCGTGCGCGGCGAGGGCTTCCACGTCGTGGTGGACGTGGCCGACGTGCCCGGCGCCGAACTGCCGCTGGAGCGGGTCTTCCACTACGAGCATCCGGGGGTGGGCGGCCGCAGTGTGATGCGGGTGCCGTTCACCGGGGGCTTCCAGGTCGACCTGCAGTGCCGCGACGACGACCCGGAGGAGGCCTTCGGCACCGAGGCGGCCGTACGGCGGTGGCTGCCTGCGGTGGTCGGCGACGGGTACGACGGCCGGATCCTGTGGGTGTCGACGTACCGCTTCCTGCGCAAGGTCGCCGCGTCGTTCACCGATCCGCACCGGCGGGTGCTGCTGGTCGGCGAGGCGGCGCACCTGTTCCCGCCGTTCGGGGCGCGCGGCATGAACAGCGGGATCGCCGACGCGGTGGCGGCGGCCGACGCCGTCGCCGCGGGCACGGACCGGGCCGTCGAGGAGTTCGCCGGGGCGCGTCGGGCGGCGGGGCTGTTCAACAGCGCCGCCGCGGGGCTCGCGCTGGAGCATCTGCGCCCCCGGCGCCGGACCGTACGGCTGCGGCAGCGGGCGGCGGCGGCCCTCGCGCCGGTGCTGCCCTCGTGCGGGTCATGGCTGGAGCACGCGCCGTACGGGCCCCGGGGCGGGGCACCGGCGGCGGCCGGCAAGTACTGA
- a CDS encoding aminotransferase class IV: protein MTRAMTVEGLSGWTSAGGLAPAAEAGGRLLVADSWLVRDGRVRGLERHRERFLRACGECSGPPLRRLVEFWRDVTAALPRSGEWFPRVELAAGSLELRLLLRHAPQLEPDVRVWAAGQPDPRTVPRRKGPDLDALARVRRRASGAGATEAVLVASSGAVLEAATASVLWWEDDTLCLPPPRLPVLAGVTGQLILERAHRLGVRVVHRERTPAELDGREVWLVNALHGIRPVTAWVGGPLAPGPAVRAVEWRRWLESQSEPLPRM, encoded by the coding sequence ATGACGCGGGCGATGACGGTGGAGGGGCTGTCGGGGTGGACGTCGGCCGGGGGGCTGGCTCCCGCCGCCGAGGCCGGGGGGCGGCTGCTCGTCGCGGACTCGTGGCTGGTGCGCGACGGCCGGGTGCGCGGCCTGGAACGGCACCGGGAGCGGTTCCTGCGAGCCTGCGGCGAGTGCAGCGGTCCGCCGTTGCGCCGGCTGGTGGAGTTCTGGCGGGACGTGACGGCCGCCCTGCCGCGGTCCGGCGAGTGGTTCCCCCGGGTGGAACTCGCCGCCGGTTCGCTGGAGTTGCGGCTGCTGCTGCGGCACGCCCCGCAGCTCGAGCCGGACGTCCGGGTCTGGGCCGCGGGCCAGCCCGATCCGCGGACCGTGCCGCGCCGCAAGGGGCCCGACCTCGACGCGCTGGCCCGGGTGCGCCGCCGGGCGTCCGGCGCGGGCGCGACGGAGGCGGTGCTGGTCGCGTCCTCCGGCGCGGTCCTGGAGGCGGCCACCGCGAGTGTCCTGTGGTGGGAGGACGACACGCTGTGTCTGCCGCCGCCCAGGCTGCCGGTCCTGGCCGGGGTGACCGGGCAGCTGATCCTGGAACGGGCCCACCGGCTCGGCGTCCGGGTCGTGCACCGCGAGCGGACGCCCGCCGAGCTGGACGGCCGGGAGGTGTGGCTGGTGAACGCGCTGCACGGCATCCGCCCGGTCACGGCCTGGGTAGGAGGTCCGCTCGCCCCCGGCCCGGCGGTGCGGGCGGTGGAGTGGCGACGGTGGCTGGAATCGCAGAGCGAGCCGCTGCCACGGATGTAG